GTAATAGGAAAGAAAATCAGAGATCATCGAGTAAACCCGTGTGTTCTGTGGATAAATGAAACCGGAGGATGAACCACTTGCCGAAGTTCTgtggataatttttttttttttttaaatttaattcacgTAAAAGAAGTCATGTTCAAGGATTTCATTTCATGTTCAAAGATTCCATTAAATTATGATGAAagttattatttgaaattcaaatagaAAGGGAGTGACTTTTATAAGCAAAATTAAGTTTAATGACCTCAATAAAAACTGCGGGCAAAAATGACTCCCAAGTTGCAAGCTAGTTTGGACTGTGTAGGCACTCAACTCTTTGCCTGTGCGTAGACACAGAAAAAGTAAAATTCTTTCGAGGTTGTTCTTAACTCTATTCAGTGCTGTAATAAAGCCTGGTGTTCATAGCCAAGGTGGCTGACAAATCGACTCTTGACCATTTACTTCTAATTTTTCAACGCTGGCTAGAACCTAACGACTTGTGCATGACTCCATCTAATAAGCACTTGTTAATCCAACAGCTACTGGCAGTTAAGGCCCTACAAATTCTACCCCTTTGACGGCCAAGCATAGCCGTAACAATTATGTACGGTTGCAGCCTGCAAGACACGCCAGATAATTGTTTATCATCTTGTCTTCCCTACTAATTAGCTGAAACAGGTTACAGTGTCTTCTTCAGACCTAGTATTGACACTTGTGTGAGACCAAATCTTCCGTATTGTTATGCTTCAGGTTTCTTCATATTCTTTCCTAACAGCAAAAATTCATCTGCAGATATTGGATTCAAGACCAGGGAGCATCGTTATGAATCAAGCTAAAATAAGCAAAATGCAGACCAGAGCGATCACTGGTTGGAATATCTAACCCATCACAACACTCAACACTCCCAGTATCTCCCTGTAAGCAGATTCCCCCCATCTACTTTGGATAAATATTTGGAACTGGCAGATTTTGCCAAGTGCTAACAAAGTTCTATTTATAATAACAAGGATTACAAATAGCAAATCTCTGATAAAATCAAAGAGTAGCATGCCTCTAGAAAACAACAGGCTAAAAAACCGAAAAATCAGCTGGCCTAACTAAAGTACTAGTTAAtaacaaagaaaataatattcagCATTGCCAGAAATATACACCCCAGATTCACTTACAAAGTCCACACAAAGCCCGGTGCATCTTTCCGTCGCCCTACCAATGTCCGATATAGGTACATCTTGTCTACTTTCTGTGTATCATCACAAATAAAATCTGCTAGCTCATTTTCATTCATGATCTCCACATTGAGCCGCGGCATCTTATTTGCTAGGGTTTTGCAGCCTCCAAGAGTCACTTCACAGGACGACATCCAAAGGGATCGCATTGTTTCATACTTTCCCACGTCCATCAGAAGTGCTCCATTGCCAAAAGGGCAGTCCCTGATCTCTAATTTGCGAAGTCTTTTGCAACCATTTAATACGAACTGCATTCCCTTGTCACCATCCCCAGCAAATGCAATTGAAAGCATTTCAAGTTGCTCGGCATACATCCCAATGTAAAGGAAAACTTGGTCAGTCAGAAGACCAGTCATCGACAACCGCCTGAGACCCTTACATGAATGAACAATAGCCCCAAAACCTTCATCCAATGGCTGCATGGTCACAGCATCTGGTTTTATGGGATCCAGGATGCACAACCTGAAGCGGATAAAATTGGGGCAGTTCTTGGCTACTGTTATGAGGGCTGCATTCGTCATCTGCTGACAGAAGTATAAAATTGAATGAAGCTTAGGACAACCACCGGAAATGGCCACCAGGCCTTCTTCTGTCACTCCCGCATTTCCTACGTAGGGATCTGAAGGGAAAACCCTCAGTTCCTGCAAATCCTTACAAGTGGATGCCACAACTTCTAGTCCTTTATCTCCGATACAGTCTAATATCTGCAAACATTGTAGATGATATTGTAATATCTGTGATGATAAATAAAAGCAAAACCTTGAATTTTGTAAAAGTTAGTGAAGAGGCCATACCCACAAGCGCTGGAGTTTCCTACAATGGCGAATTAGCTTTGTGAGCTCACTACCTTGAATTCCTGGAGCATAGCTtagattcaaggatgtcaggtTTGGGCAAATCGAGTGAAAAGCTGGTAGGCAGTGAGGAGCAACATCCAAAAACCCCGACAAACTCCTGACTGATTTACATTTTTGAATGGCGGTCAATAATTTATTGTAGGCTTCAGAATCTGGATCATGTATATAAGATCCTACACCCAAGTCTATTAACTGAGGTGATTGCATCAATATCTTTTGGAGCGTATCGAATGGAACTGCCCGATTTAACCTCAAACTCCTGAGATTTGGAGATCTTGCTACGAGTCTCTCAAGAACTCCTAAATTAATATCTCCTTTAAGGCAAGCAAAATTAAGTGATACAAGAGATGTACAGCTGTCATGGAAACAACTAAGCCAATGGCCTCTGTGATCCTCAACTTCATTTTCTTGCAGGTCCAGCTCTCTAAGAAACCTAAGGTAAAGATCGAGGAAAGGCATAGAACTGTAAGGAACACAACTTAATGTCGTTCAGaattctaaacatgcatcatatGTCACTGTAGTCAGCTAACCAGGTGATATTATTGCTGCTATTATAACAGAACGGGAACCAACTATCCAGACAATCAATGCACACTGGTAAAGAACTTAGCGGCAAGAAAAGAAAACCAGGAAATTTTCAGAAAAGCAGTGCATCTGCGCTCATTAAGCATTGAGCTTCTGATAATTAAGTTAAAATAAGAGCATTCACTGCATTTATTGGCATGCCAACAATGTTTTTCTATATAGATAAAGAAGCCAACCTAGAAATAGACAAGAACTTGCAGACTGAAACAACACAAACAAGCATGAAAATCAGCAAATCCTCCAACCTCTGTGGAGGAACTATTAATGCTCTGCGCAAGGAACTGTCAAATTAGATCCACTTGATTAACTTAAAACCTTCCTGAATTTCGCCGAGGATTCTAGTGCAACAAGACACTTGATTAACTGAAAACCTTGGGCAACCAGAAAACAAACAAAACCCAATTCacaatataaaactttaaaagtGCTACCTGTCCTAAATCCTGCACAGGAGGGTCTTAACCAAAATGGCAATAGACTTTTCTACTTCTAAAAGCAATTCTACAAGCAATTCAAAGTAAAAACTAGAAAGTAACCTCAAGAGAAAGTCAAAGGAACATTCTTTTAAAGCAACCCACATAATCAACACCCCACTGTAGAACAAAACAAAAGCCGAAGCGAAGAGCTCACACAATAACTTTCAATTCTTACCTACAATTAGCAGCAATAGCAGCAAGCCCATCAGTGGTGAAACCTTCACAACTAACAAGAACCAAAGACTTAAAATTCGCAAAAGACCTTGACAGCAGCTCCAAGCTTTCATCGGAAACCACCATCCTTTTCAGCCGGAGCTCCTCCAAGCCGACTCTGTTCCGGGCGAAAGCTTCGATCCAAGGGTAAACGAAACCTCCCCAATCATGTGGGACAAGATTGAAGTCAGCGAAATGAGGCTTTCCCTTCAAAGTAATAGACTTTAAAGCAGGAAACCTTTCGATCACTCTGTCTGGACTGATCGCATAGCAATTTCCTATAAACACCTTCTGCCTGCTGGAGCTTTCGATTCTGTACCATGATTTACAGACCTGAGACAACGCGTTGCGGTCTCTGTGTGACGTTACATAGTCGAAAACATGCTCTAATACCTCGTCTGGGAAATAATTCATTCTTTTTTTCTCCGTCTAATAAGAAGGGACAATACACATTCAATCTAGAAACCAAAGATATCCAAGAAAGAAAACAACCCAGATCTAAAGCCGTAAAATTGTAGCTAGATCTTGAATTAGAAGTACAACGCCAAGATAGTAGATCTGGAGATGCAAAAATTACAAATGGGTATTATTAGAAAAGTGACAAAAGAGAAAAAACGGTCAAATTTTCCCGAGAAAGTGAAGGAAAATGCACTGTTGTGTTATGAGTGACATGTTTGAATCAAAAAGTGATGATTACAGAAATTGAAAAAAGAGGAGGCGGGGGAacgttgaaaaaaaaaacaaaaaacagatCAAATAACATAGATCTAAGAATCTGCGACTTCCACAAAAGGAAATTGCCAACCAACTCAAAATCCAATGATGTTTATACCCAGTAATAGGAAATGAAGCCACAGAGAGAACTCATGCAGAGATTCTTCCCCGTCCCTCCTTTCTCTCAgaaaaacacacacacacacacacacacttgAGCTTGGAGTTTAACTCAGGGAAGCAGCTGAGCTAACCATGGTAAATTTGAGTAACCCAACCAAGATTAGCCATGGGTTTTAGATCTAACGGTGCATGTGATCTGATGAAAAGTTAAGACAATCTAGACCATTGATTGGGGTGACATGCATGTGTCGTTATCTCTGGTTTCGAAGTGAGCCTCTCTCTCGCTGCCAAAGTCTTGTTAAAGAGAACAGTAATGGGTCTGTCAGATAAATAGCATTGGTTTTTCAAAATATTACGAGAATGCCATGCCACAGATAAGGTCGTCGCTTATGTACTCGCGGTAGCGTTTGTACTCGCTCTCTCTAACGGAAACACCACCATGTGGGGCATTTCAACTCCTTCGTTTACCAGAGTTGGTTAAGATGCAGCGATTACACAAGCTTTCTATTCGCGCGAATGGGTTTCAATTATACGTCAAATAaagcttttttttaattaaaaaataaaataaaattccttTACTTGTGAATCTCTTTTTTTCCCGAACATAATTTGAAAGAGTAAGTTTCTATTCACATGTATCTTATTGTTATTAAATTAGTATTGGGACGATATCaaatacatatttatattttaaattttattaaaaaaatctaaactttgaaaatattttgtaaaatatttaaaaattaaaactcatattatatttttacattaaaaaaatttatatttaaattcaaattaatctaaaaacattataaaaaattcGTGTGTGATAATCTCtttgttagagttagtttttatattttttgcttTCTCAGTAATTCAGTCTGATGTTTTGAAATTCAGATAACAGATTTATAGAGTGTAAATTTAaatggaaaaattactttttagtccttcaggtttaacgtaattaatacttctgtccctctattttggcgacccaacacttaagtccctcattttctcttctgtccaaattcgcagtccttccgtccaaaatagccgtttgaaacacgtgaattgataaaattaaccctcactaaatccaaacccaaataccccttcttcttcttcttcttcttcttcttctccttcttcttctccttcttcttcctaccattttctgcaacttcttcttcttcttcttctttctccttcttcttcttctttctccttcttcttcttcttcttcttcttcctaccctcttttctgcaacttcttattcttcttcttcttcttcttcttcttcttcttcttcttcttcttcttcttcttcttcttctgcaacggGAGAAagcataaaagagaaaaaaaaaagaatttcacattaagagaagggtatttctggaaaaaattatcacctctcacttttgactctttgaccaaacggtttaaatggacggaaaaactacgaatttggacggaagagaaagtgagggacttaagtgttgggtcgccaaaatagagggacaaaagtgttaattacgttaaatctgagggactaagaagtaatttttCCAATTTAAATTGATCGAAAGATATTTCTCTCTTTTatcccttttctttttatttgttaatGACATTTAACGGTTAAGTTTAGATGGAGAGAAAGATATTCCTgtctttttatcattttctttttatctgtTAGTGACGTTCAATACAGTTATAGTGTCACCTGTTTCTGTCACTCAAATCCGTGTATACGAACGTGTCAGACTCCTCTCCACACCAGGTGTAGGCATTTAATTCTCCAGATACGCATGCAGACAGGGCTGCGAAATGACTGGACCAGTTGCTCTCTCTCACGTTACATTACCGGACTGGATCATTTTTCCAATGGTTTTGAGTTTGTAACTAATCTGACTTGCCTTGTATGCCTGTGCTCAAGCTAAAGATGTTGAACTGATCAATTGAAAagaggttttcatgagttttttgcTAGCTTTAGTTTTCTTGAGTCTTATTTCGCCCACAGTAGGGAGCTCCGATGGTTATCATGCTCTTACCGCTGCTATATGCTTATTACTGATAACACTGTTTCAATTTCTGTCTGAATTTTTCTTTTGAGTTGCATTGTATcgtgtgttttaaggtttaaaTTGTTTATAGACGTGTGGGTTTTGCCTAATTGTGATTCTAAAATTGTGGTTTTGCCAATCATTTGTCACATTGACTAATAATAAGCAAAGGCTCAATTATTTATCACCCTTTTCCTCTAATAGTTTTTGTGGGCCAAAAGAGCTGCACTCTTGAGTCAAACTGTCAAAAGAGTGAACATCTCCTCCTTTAGaaaattgcttttttttttttttttcttggtagAAATTATTCTAACCAAACAAGCTCTCCAAATTAAAAAAGCTTTGGTTCAGAATATTTGCTTGTAGACTACATAACCCATTTGTTATCATTGCAAAATTATTTCACTTATTCTCAAAACAATTTTGAACTTTTATCATTAGGCATGGAGGAACCAAGAATTATCATAACCAATTTCAGTGGTTCTCAATTGAtaagaatataataaaataaaataaaagaattttagaattatatattaatatttttaattaattaattaattaaataataacctTAGATGAAAAGATGGTTTGATAATTATTTCTATCCTTATCTCAAAATGTGACTTTATAACAAAGGATATGTCTGCCTATTTCTTACCCTAACATTTTAGT
This sequence is a window from Manihot esculenta cultivar AM560-2 chromosome 4, M.esculenta_v8, whole genome shotgun sequence. Protein-coding genes within it:
- the LOC110613500 gene encoding protein AUXIN SIGNALING F-BOX 2 codes for the protein MNYFPDEVLEHVFDYVTSHRDRNALSQVCKSWYRIESSSRQKVFIGNCYAISPDRVIERFPALKSITLKGKPHFADFNLVPHDWGGFVYPWIEAFARNRVGLEELRLKRMVVSDESLELLSRSFANFKSLVLVSCEGFTTDGLAAIAANCRFLRELDLQENEVEDHRGHWLSCFHDSCTSLVSLNFACLKGDINLGVLERLVARSPNLRSLRLNRAVPFDTLQKILMQSPQLIDLGVGSYIHDPDSEAYNKLLTAIQKCKSVRSLSGFLDVAPHCLPAFHSICPNLTSLNLSYAPGIQGSELTKLIRHCRKLQRLWILDCIGDKGLEVVASTCKDLQELRVFPSDPYVGNAGVTEEGLVAISGGCPKLHSILYFCQQMTNAALITVAKNCPNFIRFRLCILDPIKPDAVTMQPLDEGFGAIVHSCKGLRRLSMTGLLTDQVFLYIGMYAEQLEMLSIAFAGDGDKGMQFVLNGCKRLRKLEIRDCPFGNGALLMDVGKYETMRSLWMSSCEVTLGGCKTLANKMPRLNVEIMNENELADFICDDTQKVDKMYLYRTLVGRRKDAPGFVWTL